Proteins from a single region of Pseudomonas sp. 10S4:
- a CDS encoding dermonecrotic toxin domain-containing protein has product MNLSNQSSTPVWPIHPDGHFEHLANNMPQWLLKASTKRRIALGKTTPLLRDEFRNASTGQHRVLKRLNAAYWTAQNTVDERLEHLQDARAFGEPLLRDAIKQRYGLDLDVSATFLRLYIPASIPWFPVKSGAARTWTVSLLDAALHNFELSETGEGAHETDSTFITQPSPAGQFETLNYIKDKLTINAFTTLCRELDIGGQYRAWLEDNLGVSNPVVAAVLRPQIKQSHKAALRMALELARLQKDTLKEDAYRSISGLVNGVQGMLLDGKPLLCHDLTMMSAQLTGIILFAPDLEQHRGAVRVIAYLPDDPQHPIKEYPSSGHFMIELSQKLRSGDYQHFFSRFVAHGDRGYFFANLNSRLTQTTWHPRASGDPLPSWRDSPAKHMNLQFCATPIAGDLWEHLYQRKLDKILNDARTLAVSTASADRKARWELWDSFSSIASTLLQIAAFVALPFVPVLGELMMAYMVYQLLDEAFESIVEWSQGLTQQALTHTLEFIESLVQLGAFAAGGTLVAGEFRNVMPKACVDFIDRFIPAQSADGRTRYWNGDLKPYEQNISLATDSKPNNLGLYPHEGNAILALENKHYAVTHDTRIGQFQIDHPTRPDAYKPLLEHNSNGAWHTAIEKPLTWDRDTLLRRLGYLADSLSSSEREQVLKISGHHENALRRMHVDNAPLPPLVADTLKRFKIDKDIQTFIERIGSEHSQRWQTADRPTQLQLLTEHFPWPENKALRLIDSEGHTTWQSANSLPHGVHLYDVPVSSADVLKTALLCLSEDEIKVLFDETFGAPALALEARARNLRSRLAQIAFKQQRSLFDARYRAQETKADPLTQRLMDTVSGLPSSVAEELLNTASGNELQQLEQGTVPSGLHELARWAQQHVRAVRAREGLELSSQNNPDTDRLVMHSLPRLRGWSGEVRVDVNRFSFNGKTIDTIGNPEASMRKVLVQLIDGEYQAYNDLGEELSGAEDLYNALLRALPDSERNAMNLQTGQGSTLKQLIAEHALDHEELQKLLALTPLRKPHYDPNLMRLPGGADYPQRPPQPRHCKTMSGTSTLPSPLRRWSVLPWGCNATPRALE; this is encoded by the coding sequence GTGAATCTTTCCAATCAGTCGTCGACACCGGTATGGCCAATCCATCCGGATGGCCATTTCGAACATCTGGCCAATAATATGCCTCAGTGGCTGCTCAAGGCCTCAACCAAACGGCGGATTGCGCTGGGAAAAACCACGCCGCTTCTGCGAGATGAGTTCCGTAACGCCTCGACCGGCCAACACCGCGTGCTGAAGCGTCTCAATGCCGCCTACTGGACGGCCCAGAACACCGTGGACGAGCGCCTGGAACACCTGCAAGACGCCCGAGCTTTTGGCGAACCCTTGCTGCGTGACGCGATAAAGCAACGCTACGGCCTGGATCTCGATGTGAGCGCCACGTTCTTGCGCCTCTACATCCCGGCCTCAATCCCCTGGTTCCCGGTCAAGTCGGGGGCCGCCCGGACCTGGACGGTGTCGCTGCTCGATGCCGCCCTGCACAACTTCGAACTGTCAGAGACCGGCGAAGGCGCCCACGAGACAGATTCAACCTTCATCACCCAGCCATCCCCCGCCGGTCAATTCGAAACCCTGAATTACATCAAAGACAAACTGACGATCAACGCCTTCACGACGCTATGCCGCGAGCTGGATATCGGTGGGCAATATCGGGCCTGGCTCGAAGACAACCTTGGCGTGAGCAATCCAGTAGTCGCGGCCGTTTTGCGCCCGCAGATCAAGCAAAGCCATAAAGCCGCGCTACGTATGGCGCTGGAGCTGGCGCGCCTTCAGAAAGACACGCTAAAGGAAGACGCCTACCGGTCCATTTCCGGGCTGGTGAACGGCGTGCAAGGCATGCTGCTCGATGGCAAACCCTTGCTGTGTCATGACCTGACGATGATGTCCGCGCAGCTAACCGGCATCATCCTGTTCGCCCCGGATCTGGAGCAGCACCGTGGTGCAGTGAGGGTTATCGCCTACCTACCTGATGATCCGCAGCACCCGATCAAGGAATATCCGTCCAGCGGACACTTCATGATCGAACTCAGCCAAAAATTACGCTCGGGCGATTACCAGCACTTTTTCAGCCGCTTCGTCGCCCATGGCGATCGTGGCTACTTCTTCGCCAACCTGAACAGCCGTCTGACGCAAACCACCTGGCATCCGCGCGCCTCCGGCGACCCACTGCCCTCCTGGCGTGATTCGCCCGCCAAGCATATGAATTTGCAGTTTTGCGCTACACCCATCGCCGGCGATCTGTGGGAGCACCTGTATCAACGAAAACTCGACAAGATTCTCAATGATGCGCGCACGCTTGCCGTGTCCACCGCCAGTGCCGACCGTAAGGCTCGATGGGAGCTTTGGGATTCCTTCAGCAGCATCGCTTCGACACTGCTGCAGATTGCCGCTTTCGTTGCACTGCCGTTTGTCCCCGTTCTGGGCGAGTTGATGATGGCTTATATGGTTTATCAACTGCTGGACGAGGCTTTCGAATCAATCGTCGAATGGTCGCAAGGCCTGACACAGCAAGCCCTCACACACACCCTGGAGTTCATCGAATCGCTGGTTCAACTGGGAGCGTTCGCAGCGGGAGGCACCCTTGTTGCGGGAGAGTTTCGCAACGTAATGCCCAAGGCATGCGTGGATTTCATTGACCGTTTCATTCCCGCGCAATCAGCTGACGGTCGAACCCGTTACTGGAACGGCGACCTCAAACCCTACGAGCAGAACATCTCCCTGGCAACCGACAGCAAACCCAACAACCTGGGTCTGTACCCCCACGAGGGAAACGCCATCCTGGCGCTGGAAAACAAACACTACGCCGTGACTCACGACACAAGGATCGGTCAGTTTCAAATTGACCATCCAACCCGCCCCGACGCCTACAAACCGTTGCTGGAACACAATAGCAACGGGGCCTGGCACACAGCGATCGAAAAACCGCTGACCTGGGACCGTGACACGCTATTGCGGCGCCTGGGGTATTTGGCCGATTCGCTCTCCAGCAGCGAACGCGAGCAAGTACTGAAGATCAGCGGCCACCACGAAAACGCGTTACGCCGGATGCACGTCGACAACGCCCCACTGCCGCCGCTCGTGGCCGATACGCTCAAACGCTTCAAGATCGACAAGGACATCCAGACCTTTATCGAACGGATCGGCAGTGAGCATTCACAACGTTGGCAGACGGCGGATCGACCGACCCAATTGCAACTGCTGACAGAACACTTTCCATGGCCGGAAAACAAAGCGTTGCGCCTGATCGACAGCGAAGGCCACACGACATGGCAAAGCGCAAACAGCCTGCCCCACGGCGTACACCTCTATGACGTCCCCGTCAGCAGCGCCGATGTGCTGAAAACGGCGCTACTGTGCTTGAGTGAAGATGAAATAAAAGTGCTGTTTGACGAAACATTCGGCGCACCTGCGCTGGCGCTCGAAGCACGAGCCAGGAACCTTAGAAGCCGTCTGGCGCAGATCGCATTCAAACAGCAACGCTCATTGTTCGACGCACGCTATCGGGCGCAGGAAACCAAGGCCGACCCACTGACCCAACGTCTCATGGACACTGTTTCAGGCTTGCCGAGCAGTGTTGCCGAAGAACTATTGAACACCGCCAGCGGAAATGAGCTACAGCAACTGGAACAGGGCACAGTCCCGTCAGGACTCCATGAACTGGCGCGCTGGGCACAACAACATGTCCGCGCCGTGCGCGCCCGCGAAGGTCTGGAGCTTTCGTCGCAGAACAACCCCGACACCGATCGGCTGGTCATGCACTCGCTACCGCGCCTGCGTGGCTGGTCGGGGGAGGTTCGAGTCGACGTCAACCGTTTTTCATTCAACGGGAAAACCATCGATACGATCGGCAATCCTGAGGCGTCCATGCGCAAGGTGCTGGTCCAGCTCATAGACGGGGAGTACCAGGCCTACAACGATCTCGGAGAAGAACTGTCCGGAGCTGAAGACCTCTATAACGCACTGTTGCGGGCATTGCCCGACAGCGAACGCAACGCAATGAATCTGCAGACAGGGCAAGGCTCGACGCTCAAACAATTGATCGCTGAACACGCGCTGGACCACGAGGAACTGCAAAAGCTCCTGGCGCTAACCCCACTGCGCAAACCACACTACGACCCGAACCTCATGCGCCTGCCCGGCGGCGCGGACTATCCTCAACGCCCCCCGCAGCCGCGTCACTGCAAGACCATGTCAGGGACCTCTACCCTTCCTTCACCCTTGAGGAGGTGGAGCGTTTTACCCTGGGGTTGCAACGCCACCCCACGGGCGCTCGAATAG
- the argR gene encoding transcriptional regulator ArgR, with protein MTAHRIGFLIWPSTKALTLALAEEALRVAQRVHPDVVYELSFLQAEPPTEGAWQLPGEPWAGKLENFQKLFLLADEPPTALAPALSSSLKQLVRAGCVIGGLSAGVYPLAQLGLLDGYRAAVHWRWQDDFAERFPKVIATSHLFDWDRDRLTACGGLSVLDLLLAVLARDHGAELAGAVSEELVVERIREGGERQRIPLQNRLGSSHPKLTQAVLLMEANIEEPLTTDEIAQHVCVSRRQLERIFKQYLNRVPSQYYLELRLNKARQMLMQTSKSIIQIGLSCGFSSGPHFSSAYRNFFGATPREDRNQRRSSSPFELSSVPSERG; from the coding sequence ATGACTGCCCATCGAATTGGTTTCCTGATTTGGCCCAGCACTAAAGCTCTGACGCTTGCGCTGGCTGAGGAGGCCTTGCGTGTTGCTCAGCGTGTGCATCCAGACGTTGTCTACGAACTGTCGTTCTTGCAGGCCGAACCGCCGACCGAAGGCGCCTGGCAATTGCCCGGTGAGCCCTGGGCCGGCAAGCTCGAAAATTTCCAGAAGTTGTTTTTGCTCGCCGATGAGCCGCCGACCGCACTTGCGCCGGCCCTCAGCAGTTCGCTCAAACAACTGGTGCGTGCCGGTTGTGTGATTGGCGGTTTGTCCGCCGGTGTTTATCCGTTGGCGCAGTTGGGTTTGCTCGACGGTTATCGCGCGGCTGTGCATTGGCGCTGGCAGGACGATTTCGCCGAGCGTTTCCCGAAAGTCATCGCCACCAGTCATTTGTTTGACTGGGATCGCGATCGCTTGACCGCGTGCGGCGGCCTGTCGGTGCTCGATTTGCTGCTGGCCGTATTGGCCCGCGACCACGGCGCCGAACTGGCCGGTGCGGTCTCGGAAGAACTGGTGGTCGAACGCATCCGTGAAGGCGGCGAACGCCAGCGCATTCCACTGCAAAACCGCCTCGGCTCCAGCCATCCGAAGCTCACCCAAGCGGTGTTGCTGATGGAAGCCAACATCGAAGAACCGCTGACCACCGACGAAATCGCCCAACACGTGTGCGTGTCCCGTCGGCAGTTGGAACGGATCTTCAAGCAATACCTCAACCGTGTGCCGAGCCAGTACTACCTGGAGCTGCGCCTGAACAAGGCCCGGCAGATGTTGATGCAAACCAGCAAGTCGATCATCCAGATCGGCCTGTCCTGTGGCTTCTCTTCGGGGCCGCACTTCTCCAGCGCCTATCGCAACTTCTTCGGTGCCACGCCGCGGGAAGATCGCAACCAGCGGCGCAGCAGCAGCCCGTTCGAGTTGTCGTCGGTACCTTCAGAGCGTGGTTGA
- a CDS encoding ABC transporter ATP-binding protein has protein sequence MYKLEVQDLHKRYGSHEVLKGVSLKAAAGDVISIIGSSGSGKSTFLRCINLLEQPHAGRILLNNEELKLVANKEGALKAADPKQLQRMRSRLSMVFQHFNLWSHMTAMENIMEAPVHVLGMTKAEAREKAEHYLNKVGVAHRKDAYPGHMSGGEQQRVAIARALAMEPEVMLFDEPTSALDPELVGDVLKVMQALALEGRTMVVVTHEMGFAREVSNQLVFLHKGVVEESGNPREVLVNPQSERLQQFLSGSLK, from the coding sequence ATGTACAAACTTGAAGTCCAAGACCTGCATAAACGCTATGGCAGTCACGAAGTGCTCAAGGGCGTGTCCCTGAAAGCGGCGGCTGGCGATGTGATCAGCATCATCGGCTCCAGTGGCTCCGGCAAAAGTACTTTCCTGCGCTGCATCAACCTGCTTGAGCAGCCACACGCAGGCAGGATTCTGCTCAATAACGAAGAGCTGAAACTGGTCGCCAACAAGGAAGGCGCGCTGAAAGCCGCCGACCCGAAACAGTTGCAACGCATGCGTTCGCGCCTGTCGATGGTGTTCCAGCATTTCAATCTGTGGTCACACATGACCGCGATGGAAAACATCATGGAAGCGCCGGTCCACGTGCTCGGCATGACCAAGGCCGAAGCTCGCGAGAAAGCCGAGCACTACCTGAACAAGGTCGGTGTGGCGCATCGCAAGGACGCTTACCCGGGCCACATGTCGGGCGGCGAACAACAGCGCGTGGCGATTGCCCGTGCGCTGGCGATGGAACCTGAGGTGATGCTGTTCGACGAACCGACCTCGGCCCTCGATCCGGAACTGGTCGGTGACGTGCTGAAAGTCATGCAAGCCCTGGCGCTGGAAGGCCGGACCATGGTGGTGGTGACGCACGAAATGGGCTTTGCCCGTGAAGTGTCGAACCAACTGGTGTTCCTGCACAAAGGTGTCGTCGAAGAGAGCGGCAACCCGCGTGAAGTACTGGTCAATCCACAGTCCGAACGCTTGCAACAATTCCTCTCGGGCAGCCTGAAGTAA
- a CDS encoding M14 family metallopeptidase gives MERIDHSLPWSHLGSERQISVFRFGRGERKAYIQASLHADELPGMRTAWELKKRLTELEAQGLLNGVIELVPVANPLGLGQLLQGNHQGRFEAGSGKNFNRDFVELSAPVAAGLEGRLGDDPHANIRLIRQAMSDALAALPPAASQLQGMQRVLLSHACTADVVLDLHCDAEAALHMYALPQHWPQWRSLAAHLNVKVGLLAEDSGGSSFDEACSLPWLRLSRHFPDAQIPLACLATTIELGGQADTTRADAVAYAEGILAFLAEQGLISGEWPKPAQDACEGMPFEGTELLFAPHPGVVSFLRKPGEWVEAGDEIFEVIDPLADRVSTVCAGTSGVLFAIERLRYAQPGFWLAKVAGREALRHGRLLND, from the coding sequence ATGGAACGCATCGATCATTCATTGCCGTGGAGTCACCTGGGCAGCGAACGCCAGATTTCGGTGTTCCGCTTCGGCCGCGGCGAGCGCAAGGCTTACATTCAGGCCAGCCTGCACGCCGATGAACTGCCGGGGATGCGTACCGCTTGGGAGCTGAAAAAGCGCCTGACCGAACTCGAAGCCCAAGGCTTGTTGAACGGCGTCATTGAACTGGTGCCCGTGGCCAACCCGCTGGGCCTCGGCCAATTGCTGCAAGGCAATCATCAAGGGCGTTTCGAGGCAGGCAGCGGCAAGAACTTCAACCGGGATTTCGTCGAGCTCAGCGCGCCAGTGGCCGCCGGACTGGAAGGGCGCCTGGGGGATGATCCTCACGCCAATATCCGCTTGATTCGCCAGGCCATGAGCGACGCGTTGGCAGCATTGCCACCGGCGGCGAGTCAGCTACAAGGCATGCAGCGCGTCTTGCTCAGCCATGCCTGCACGGCTGACGTGGTGCTGGATTTGCATTGCGATGCCGAAGCGGCGCTGCACATGTACGCGTTGCCGCAACACTGGCCGCAATGGCGTTCGCTCGCCGCACACCTGAATGTGAAAGTGGGCCTGCTGGCGGAAGACTCCGGCGGCAGTTCCTTTGACGAAGCCTGTTCGCTGCCGTGGCTGCGTCTGTCGCGCCACTTTCCGGATGCGCAGATTCCACTGGCGTGCCTGGCGACTACCATTGAACTGGGCGGTCAGGCCGATACCACTCGCGCCGATGCCGTAGCGTACGCCGAAGGCATTCTGGCGTTCCTCGCCGAGCAAGGCCTGATCAGCGGCGAATGGCCGAAACCGGCCCAGGACGCGTGCGAAGGCATGCCGTTCGAAGGCACTGAATTGTTGTTCGCACCGCACCCGGGTGTGGTGAGTTTCCTGCGTAAACCCGGTGAATGGGTTGAAGCTGGCGATGAGATTTTCGAAGTGATCGATCCGTTGGCGGATCGGGTCAGCACGGTGTGTGCTGGTACGTCCGGGGTGCTGTTTGCCATTGAACGGCTGCGTTATGCCCAACCCGGTTTCTGGCTGGCCAAGGTGGCGGGGCGCGAAGCGCTGCGTCACGGGCGCTTGCTCAACGACTGA
- a CDS encoding ABC transporter permease, producing the protein MLKGYGAVILDGAWLTLQLALSSMVLAIVLGLIGVSLRLSPIRWLAWLGDLYSTVIRGIPDLVLILLIFYGGQDLLNRVAPMLGFNDYIDLNPLAAGIGTLGFIFGAYLSETFRGAFMAIPKGQAEAGMAYGMSSFQVFFRVLVPQMIRLAIPGFTNNWLVLTKATALISVVGLQDMMFKAKQAADATREPFTFFLAVAAMYLVITSVSLLALRHLEKRYSVGVRAADL; encoded by the coding sequence ATGTTGAAAGGCTACGGGGCTGTCATCCTCGATGGCGCATGGCTGACGCTTCAGCTCGCCTTGTCGTCCATGGTCTTGGCCATTGTTCTGGGTCTGATCGGCGTTTCGCTGCGTCTGTCCCCGATCCGCTGGCTGGCTTGGCTGGGCGACCTGTATTCCACGGTGATCCGCGGGATTCCCGACCTGGTGCTGATCCTGCTGATTTTCTACGGTGGTCAGGACTTGCTCAACCGCGTCGCACCGATGCTCGGCTTTAACGACTACATCGATCTGAACCCGTTGGCCGCCGGTATCGGCACCCTGGGTTTCATCTTCGGTGCGTACCTGTCCGAAACCTTCCGTGGCGCCTTCATGGCGATCCCCAAAGGTCAGGCAGAAGCCGGCATGGCGTACGGCATGAGCAGTTTTCAGGTGTTCTTCCGGGTGTTGGTGCCGCAGATGATTCGTCTGGCGATTCCAGGTTTCACCAACAACTGGCTGGTATTGACCAAGGCGACCGCGCTGATTTCGGTGGTGGGCCTGCAAGACATGATGTTCAAGGCCAAGCAGGCGGCAGATGCCACCCGCGAGCCTTTCACCTTCTTCCTCGCAGTGGCGGCGATGTACCTGGTGATCACCAGCGTCTCGTTGCTGGCATTGCGTCACCTTGAGAAGCGCTACTCGGTAGGCGTAAGGGCGGCTGATCTATGA
- a CDS encoding ABC transporter substrate-binding protein codes for MKKLVLLGALALSVLSLPTFADEKPLKIGIEAAYPPFASKAPDGSIVGFDYDIGNALCEQMQVKCVWVEQEFDGLIPALKVRKIDAILSSMSITEDRKKSVDFTNKYYNTPARLVMKAGTQVSEGLTELKGKNIGVQRGSIHERFAREVLAPLGAEIKPYGSQNEIYLDVAAGRLDGTVADATLLDDGFLKTDAGKGFAFVGPAFTDVKYFGDGVGIAVRKGDALKDKINGAIAAIRENGKYKQIQDKYFAFDIYGK; via the coding sequence ATGAAGAAACTTGTGCTGCTTGGCGCCCTGGCACTGTCCGTGCTGTCCCTGCCGACCTTCGCCGATGAAAAACCTCTGAAAATCGGTATCGAAGCTGCTTACCCTCCGTTTGCCTCCAAGGCGCCGGACGGCAGCATTGTTGGTTTTGACTACGACATCGGCAACGCCCTGTGCGAACAGATGCAGGTCAAGTGCGTCTGGGTCGAGCAAGAGTTCGACGGTCTGATCCCGGCACTTAAAGTGCGCAAGATCGACGCGATCCTGTCGTCCATGTCGATCACTGAAGATCGCAAGAAGTCTGTGGACTTCACCAACAAGTACTACAACACCCCGGCTCGCCTGGTCATGAAGGCCGGCACTCAAGTCAGCGAAGGCTTGACTGAGCTCAAGGGTAAGAACATCGGCGTACAACGTGGTTCGATCCATGAGCGTTTCGCCCGCGAAGTCCTGGCCCCGCTGGGTGCCGAGATCAAGCCTTACGGTTCGCAGAACGAAATCTACCTCGACGTAGCTGCCGGCCGCCTCGACGGTACCGTGGCTGACGCAACCCTGCTGGATGACGGCTTCCTGAAAACCGACGCCGGCAAAGGTTTTGCCTTCGTTGGCCCGGCCTTCACCGACGTCAAATACTTCGGCGACGGCGTAGGTATCGCAGTTCGTAAAGGTGACGCACTGAAAGACAAGATCAACGGTGCGATCGCTGCCATTCGCGAGAACGGCAAGTACAAGCAAATCCAGGACAAGTACTTCGCCTTCGATATCTACGGTAAGTAA